The DNA window AGGAACAGCCTGTCCTCCCCGGTGTCGTAGCCCAGGTTCAGCTCCGACTGCTCCAAGGGGATGAACTCCCCTTCTTTGGTCTGCCTGGATTTGATCAGTTTGGCTCTTATTTTTGCATCCACCATGTGGCTCTCCCGCAGGTCCCCGATGCGGAACATCAGGCAGAGCTTCTCGTCTCGGTGGGAGATGACGCAGTTTTTGCTGAAGATTAAGGTCTGGGCACGCTTCTTGGGCCTGGAGATCTTGACGAACATGCATCCCACCATCAGGGCATCGATCATGGACCCAATGATGGACTGTGCCATCAGCAGGATGACGCCCTCGGCACAGTTGGCTGTCACGATCCTGGAGCCGTAGCCAATGGTCCTCTGACTTTCCACAGAGAAGAGTAAGGCAGATATGAAATTGTCCACGTTCTCGATGCATGCCTTCCACTCTGGATCGCCGATGTGGTCGATGTCGCCCCTCAGCCACGCGTCGAAGAAATAGATGGTGCCAAAGGCAACCCAGGTGACAATATAGCACATCATGAACACGAAGAGGAACCAGCGGTACTTGAGGTCCACGATAGTGGTGAAAATGTCTGAGAGGAACCTCTTCTTCTCCTGGATGTTGCCCAGGTTCACCTGGCACTTGCCTACTTTGGTGACGTAGCgctgcctctgctgcttgcTTGCCAGGCCAAGCGGCCGCTCGTCCTCCATCAGCTTGCAGCGCCGCGTCTGCAGCCTCTCCGCAGAGGGGATGGAGACGATGCTCCGGGTGGGCGTTTTGCTCTgcatggggctggggatggTGGGCACGCTGCGTGTGTGCCGCGGGTACCAGCGGGAGGAGACATCCCGTGGCACGGGCAGCGGGTCCTGGCGCGACGTGCGGCGGTGCTTGGGCAGGTCAATGGTGCTGATGGAGATGCTGGGCCAGCGCCCGATGGGTACCATGTCCTCTGAGTCTGCTCGTCTCTGAAGCAGAGCCGGCTCGCCAGGGATATCAGTGCTGTAGGGCGGGTGGAGATCGTTTGGGACTAGGACCCTTTTCTCAGCAGCGTTGGTGGCCTCTTGCTGGTGGCCGTCATCCGCCAGGAGCGCAGGGGTGGCTGGGCCTTCGGGCTGCAAGGGGAAAGGGGCCAGTCCGTGTTAAATCACCCTCTTCATCCTCTACGCTCCAGGCACTGAACCTCACGTGCCTGGGATCCTCTGCACCACACGCAGGACAGCGGGGACCTGCAGGCTGCGGGTGCTTTGCAGCCCTACCTTCTGGGGGAAGGTGCCGTAGCGGCTGGTGTCGGTGGGTGGCCGCGGCAGGTAGGCCAGCATGTGCCTGGCCGTGGGTGCCTGTGCGGGTGGGATGGAGTTCCTGCGGCCCCGGGACTCCTCACggagcagccagcagccacccACACCGTTGTGGGTGCAGAGGCTGCGCTCCCACTGCGGCTCCGTACCGCTGCCGGTGGCGGTCAGCACGGCAGCCATGGCACAGGGCGCTGCGGGAACAGAAGGGCAGCGTCAGGTTGGGTGTGGGGTGCACGGGCAGCAGGCTGGGCGGGGGGGGCAAAATTTGGGGTTAAACACCGGTGCGTCCTGCCATCCCGCCAGCAGCCTCCCAGGGCTGTAGCAGGTGAGGGATGTTCACGCGGTCACCACGAGGGGACAGCCCCATGCAGGGCTGGTGGCGTGGCACAAaccctgcaggctgcagcccgTGAGCCCCCTGCCTGCAAAGAGCTCCAGGGAACTCCCAGAGGAAGCAGGTCATTAATCCCGGTCCTGCCTGCACCGTAATCCTGTTAGCTGCATTTCCGCAGCGGCTTCGGCACGGTCCTGCTGCCACTGAGCTGCGGGTGCTCGGCTGCGGTGGGGATGCCCCAATCTGTGTGGGTATCCTGCAGCTGGCAGCGTGGCACGGCTGCTGCGTGCTTGCACCGCGGTGCCTTACGCTcagggcagctgctgtggcTGGAAGAGCATCGAGCACACCccaagggctgctgctgggggcccAGGCCCTGGGAACCCCCATCTCCTGCTGATGCCCCCGCCCAGGTGATGGAGCTGAGCTGGACCGGGGGAGGCAGCAGATGGCTAAGCCAATTACCTGCCCTAATTGCATTGCACCACGCGGGGATGGAGGTGGCTCCTTGCTCTGAGCCACTTGAGCaaccccagcagcaggcacaggtggTTCCAGGCCCTGGGAAGTTGCTGCGAGGCTGTTCAGTGACAAAATTTGGGATCGGGAAGGAGCTGGggacaggagcagggaggtggtgCGGGGTACCTGACCGATGGAGCCCCCTCCCCGtcagcaggctgcagcctcgCGGTGCTCACAGCAGAACCTGCCCCAGCTCAGCTCCAGGTGCTTTTCCCCCCTGGGGACGGGCCAGGGGCCCTGCTGCCTCATCCAACATCCTCTGCCTCAGCCGCTTGGTCCTTGCGTGGGCGATCCGGTCGTCTGTCAAGCAGGACTGGGGCTCAGACGCTCGGGTcttgcagcagctggggagagaAGTTACAAACAAAGAAATTCTGCAGTAGGGTGATCCTGCTGCAGGCCATACGCACTCCGGGCAGTCCCCAGCCTCCATGCAGAAACCCCATCCCGGCTGTCCTTGCTGGGCAGCCACGTGTGGTGGGCGAGCTGCACACCCCACGGCTTCACCGCTCCCCACCCGTGTCCGCTGTGGGGGAGCCAGAAGCCCTGCGAGCAGAGGAATATTTACAACAAACACGGGTAAAGAGGAGGGAAAGTGAAAAACAATTATGATTCAGCACACATCCCCGCTGCGCCGGGCTGCAACAATTGGGCTAACAAGCTTTGAGGTGAGTGCTTTCTCTCAGGAATAATCATCTgccttaattattttcttcctcggGGCAGCAGTGGCCAGCTGAGAGCTGACATCTGGCCTCTGGGTGCCcgtggtgtggggctgggatcagttcctctgctcttctgccttcctctgcagcaggaaaagcaggagctgcagctgcagaagccTACGGGTTTGGAGAGCACAGCTCCCACAGGCACAGTGGCAGCAGACCTGTAGCAAGACACTTTGTAAAGTcaggaaattcagaaaatattaaactCCTTTATTTTGAGACGTTTTCCCTTGATGTGCTACAGCAAACGCTCCTGCCAATTCATTATgttcagagatttttttcccaaaccaaACGTAATTCCTTTAACAGCCACCACTGTCCTGCAGGAGGTCGCGTTCCTGGAAATCCTGGCGGCGAGGCAGGGTGGCTCTGACCCATGAGGCCAGGAGCCCTGAGCTGCCAGGGCACTGGGTTCTGTGCATCCTTTGAGCATCACCCGCTTTGAGAAGTGCTCACAGAGTCCTTGGGTGCTGTGCTCTGGCTTTTGCTGTGCCTCTgccctgccacctcctgccaCCATCCCAcggctgctgccccagcccgCACACCACAGACACACGCCCCAG is part of the Anas platyrhynchos isolate ZD024472 breed Pekin duck chromosome 25, IASCAAS_PekinDuck_T2T, whole genome shotgun sequence genome and encodes:
- the LOC101802711 gene encoding G protein-activated inward rectifier potassium channel 4 — protein: MAAVLTATGSGTEPQWERSLCTHNGVGGCWLLREESRGRRNSIPPAQAPTARHMLAYLPRPPTDTSRYGTFPQKPEGPATPALLADDGHQQEATNAAEKRVLVPNDLHPPYSTDIPGEPALLQRRADSEDMVPIGRWPSISISTIDLPKHRRTSRQDPLPVPRDVSSRWYPRHTRSVPTIPSPMQSKTPTRSIVSIPSAERLQTRRCKLMEDERPLGLASKQQRQRYVTKVGKCQVNLGNIQEKKRFLSDIFTTIVDLKYRWFLFVFMMCYIVTWVAFGTIYFFDAWLRGDIDHIGDPEWKACIENVDNFISALLFSVESQRTIGYGSRIVTANCAEGVILLMAQSIIGSMIDALMVGCMFVKISRPKKRAQTLIFSKNCVISHRDEKLCLMFRIGDLRESHMVDAKIRAKLIKSRQTKEGEFIPLEQSELNLGYDTGEDRLFLVEPQIICHVINQRSPFWDMSAESLRREQFEIIIILEGIVEATGMTCQARTSYTEDEILWGYRFEPCMWLEKGAFRVDYSRFELTFEVQTPAASAKEMQEMAELQRRGRDVNVPVPVPVPVPSLGWTPAPL